In Streptococcus parasuis, the following proteins share a genomic window:
- a CDS encoding DNA/RNA non-specific endonuclease: protein MIMKKIRIIHLLILVFVFSSIPVHANQTNIDYPSLNLLTFKKEKQLVLGEFDSLGRATSAHIQLQDKDEPKKRREPKIKYNPVGWHNYKLAYGNQGKKSWLFNRGHLIGYQFSGLTDEGKNLVPLTAWTNSGHYKGTDANNSEGMLYYEKRLDSWLATHPNFWLDYQVKPIYTGNELIPRQVVLQYVGLDESGNLINIQLGGSKESVDSNGITTVVLENYSKNATIDYLKGTATPSLVPTEESSQSSTSSSAVESQPSESVEASQPSPQLAAVVYIARNGSADVYWYSKENMPSNTNFSKVIEMSEEQAISLGKRHTTKE, encoded by the coding sequence ATGATTATGAAAAAGATACGAATTATTCACCTCCTTATTTTAGTTTTTGTTTTTTCTAGTATTCCAGTCCATGCTAATCAAACGAATATTGATTACCCAAGCCTTAACTTGCTTACCTTTAAAAAGGAAAAACAGCTGGTTCTTGGAGAGTTTGATAGTCTAGGTAGAGCTACATCAGCTCACATTCAGTTACAAGATAAAGATGAGCCTAAAAAACGGAGAGAACCCAAAATAAAATACAATCCTGTCGGTTGGCATAACTATAAACTAGCTTATGGGAATCAAGGCAAGAAGTCATGGTTATTTAATAGGGGACACCTGATAGGATATCAGTTTAGTGGCCTGACAGATGAGGGAAAAAATCTGGTTCCGTTGACTGCTTGGACCAATAGCGGTCATTATAAGGGGACTGATGCCAATAATAGTGAAGGAATGCTCTACTATGAGAAACGACTGGACAGTTGGCTGGCGACTCATCCCAATTTTTGGTTAGACTATCAAGTGAAACCGATTTATACTGGAAATGAATTGATACCACGTCAAGTAGTTCTTCAGTATGTTGGTCTTGATGAGTCAGGGAATCTGATCAATATTCAACTCGGCGGTTCAAAAGAATCTGTAGATAGCAATGGAATTACTACGGTCGTTTTAGAGAATTACTCTAAAAATGCCACAATTGATTACTTGAAAGGAACTGCAACACCGTCCCTGGTTCCAACTGAGGAAAGTAGTCAGTCCTCTACTTCTAGCTCTGCGGTTGAATCGCAACCAAGTGAGAGTGTAGAAGCGTCTCAACCATCCCCTCAGCTGGCAGCTGTTGTGTATATTGCAAGGAACGGAAGTGCAGATGTCTATTGGTATTCAAAAGAGAACATGCCATCTAATACTAATTTTTCAAAAGTAATAGAAATGTCAGAAGAGCAAGCAATCAGTCTAGGAAAACGTCATACGACGAAAGAATAG
- a CDS encoding YciI family protein, giving the protein MLYLYLMTNKNELTEQLIKDHVEHLKQLDAENKLILCGPFHDYPGGMVVFNADSYDQAFLIAESDPFIHSGCKTYELRSLEVANKDNHYLL; this is encoded by the coding sequence ATGCTTTATTTGTATTTAATGACAAATAAGAATGAATTGACTGAACAGTTGATTAAGGACCATGTTGAACATTTGAAGCAACTGGATGCGGAAAATAAGCTTATTCTATGTGGACCTTTTCATGATTATCCTGGTGGAATGGTTGTTTTTAACGCTGACAGTTATGACCAGGCTTTTTTGATTGCTGAAAGTGACCCGTTTATCCATTCTGGTTGTAAAACCTATGAATTAAGAAGTTTAGAAGTTGCCAACAAAGATAATCATTATCTACTTTGA
- the coaC gene encoding phosphopantothenoylcysteine decarboxylase, producing MANITLAVTGSISAYKAADLTSQLTKLGHKVTVLMSRSAMDFITPLTLQSLSKNLVHTDVMVEEDPSLIKHIDIAKETDLFLVAPASANTIAKLAHGMADNIVTATALALPIGTPKLIAPAMNTNMYINPATQKNLNTLVEYGFEEIKPREALLACGDFGTGALAEVTDILEKVSNTLDEKK from the coding sequence ATGGCTAATATAACACTTGCCGTGACAGGCTCTATTTCAGCCTATAAGGCTGCTGATTTGACCAGTCAATTAACAAAACTTGGCCATAAGGTGACCGTGCTCATGAGTCGCTCTGCTATGGACTTCATTACTCCACTTACACTTCAATCACTGTCCAAAAATCTTGTCCATACTGATGTCATGGTGGAAGAAGATCCAAGTCTCATTAAACATATTGATATTGCAAAAGAAACGGATTTATTCCTAGTTGCGCCAGCTTCAGCCAATACCATTGCAAAATTGGCCCACGGTATGGCTGACAATATTGTTACGGCCACAGCATTGGCTTTGCCAATTGGAACCCCAAAATTGATTGCCCCTGCTATGAATACAAATATGTATATCAATCCTGCAACACAGAAAAATTTGAATACCCTAGTAGAGTATGGATTTGAAGAAATCAAACCACGGGAAGCACTACTAGCTTGTGGAGATTTTGGAACTGGGGCCTTGGCTGAGGTAACTGATATTTTAGAGAAAGTGAGTAACACCCTTGATGAAAAAAAATAA
- a CDS encoding magnesium transporter CorA family protein — MIEKRFGNNNELSWIIIHSGREIIDKKLVDEYDLDNELISYALDKNERAHLEYNIKTDRLLLIFNLLDITKEDNYYETTPMAFIVQQNQFITIFNARNAYLLEKLENYLANNTVLTCQQFLFATLTIASKEYFPVLDQLDRDKDTLNAKLRKRTTKQLLLELSDLETGLVYLLTAGNQNVLVLEQLRNHPHIQKLGSIELEELDDALIEARQLAAMTQLDSQILQQLSGAYNNILNNNLNDNLTILTIISILLAVLAVITGFFGMNVQLPWQNEPQAWIWIVILALVLWLIIAQVLKLVMRRQG, encoded by the coding sequence ATGATTGAAAAACGTTTTGGTAACAACAACGAACTGAGCTGGATTATTATCCATTCTGGGAGAGAAATCATTGATAAAAAGTTAGTAGATGAATATGACTTAGATAATGAATTAATTTCGTACGCTCTTGATAAAAATGAACGGGCCCATTTAGAATACAATATCAAAACTGATCGCTTATTATTGATTTTTAATCTTCTTGATATAACCAAAGAGGATAATTATTATGAAACCACTCCGATGGCCTTTATCGTGCAACAAAATCAGTTTATTACGATTTTCAATGCGAGAAATGCTTACTTGCTGGAAAAATTAGAAAACTATTTGGCTAATAATACAGTTTTGACCTGTCAACAGTTCCTATTCGCCACCTTAACGATTGCTTCCAAAGAATATTTCCCTGTTTTGGATCAATTGGATCGTGATAAAGATACGCTCAATGCTAAGTTAAGAAAGAGGACGACCAAACAACTGCTATTAGAACTGTCTGACTTAGAAACTGGGTTAGTCTATTTACTAACCGCAGGAAATCAAAATGTGCTCGTGTTGGAACAATTGCGGAACCACCCACATATTCAAAAACTTGGTAGCATTGAATTGGAAGAGCTGGACGATGCATTAATTGAAGCTCGTCAGCTAGCTGCCATGACGCAGTTGGATTCTCAGATTCTTCAACAATTGTCAGGCGCCTACAATAATATCTTGAACAATAACTTGAATGACAACCTGACTATTTTAACGATAATATCCATTTTACTCGCAGTTCTTGCTGTAATCACTGGATTCTTTGGGATGAATGTTCAGTTGCCATGGCAAAACGAGCCACAAGCGTGGATTTGGATTGTCATTCTAGCACTTGTATTATGGCTGATTATTGCTCAAGTATTGAAACTCGTCATGCGTCGACAAGGTTGA
- a CDS encoding PD-(D/E)XK nuclease family protein: MDLIGMKALSYEELRALYKNFLLRQKISKATINTAYTDTFYLWRKGSKELFWRTVTASDFESEARKTLITALSENSKGNSKLRVSGYLSHLRRFRMFLSSEELINPIETKHQDISKPKTACREIILNKMYVGGYLSEGTNIGHEIINLYKADDGKNYIYLNSQGTIELSHGENSLTILLVRKFASKIYKVLAKAEGITILDFADNKLSRKERYEGQVALGLTYGGVRLVDLFNENSFRGSLDNEKNVYTTFIAERVIKPKNQIYITDDESVSGDNTFFIRTNKGFGKQTLREFFNENEKPESFIDLNQIIENEDLWEESNTTQVMSEVVEPQTNPYFNFLKIIRQEDSELAFSNMFAYFFNINRTAFSRFAKKVLSIDIQTDFTIEREKKNIDLLICDKNNAIVIENKIKSSINGINDRHNIYSNLVQSQLKTYYQFVTTDAEYSKKTVSCFIFSPNYNHIDLSKFSCGEKYTVVYYREIYHFFLENRDLYDNIPYFEDFINALQKHTMDYDNELEEEMQRRFQNTIYKAKKRASDGIK; the protein is encoded by the coding sequence TTGGATTTAATAGGTATGAAAGCCTTATCGTATGAGGAACTGCGGGCTTTATATAAAAATTTTCTACTTCGTCAGAAAATTTCTAAAGCGACCATCAACACTGCTTATACTGATACATTTTACCTTTGGAGAAAAGGAAGCAAAGAGCTTTTTTGGAGAACAGTGACTGCTAGCGATTTTGAAAGTGAAGCAAGGAAGACCTTAATAACAGCTCTCTCTGAGAATTCTAAAGGGAATAGTAAATTGCGGGTAAGTGGTTATCTATCTCATCTTAGGAGATTTCGTATGTTTTTGTCCTCAGAAGAATTGATTAATCCTATTGAAACTAAACACCAGGACATATCGAAGCCAAAAACAGCATGTCGTGAAATCATTTTAAATAAAATGTATGTTGGAGGCTATTTGTCTGAGGGAACTAATATAGGTCATGAAATCATTAACCTTTATAAAGCAGATGATGGAAAAAATTATATCTACCTTAACTCACAAGGAACAATAGAGTTATCTCATGGTGAAAATAGTCTTACTATTTTGTTGGTTCGCAAATTTGCCTCGAAAATATATAAAGTACTAGCTAAAGCAGAGGGGATTACGATTCTTGATTTTGCGGACAACAAACTTTCTCGAAAAGAGAGATATGAAGGACAAGTTGCATTAGGATTGACCTATGGTGGAGTGAGGCTTGTTGATTTATTTAATGAAAATTCCTTTCGTGGCAGTCTGGATAATGAAAAAAATGTATATACTACATTTATTGCTGAAAGAGTTATTAAGCCCAAAAATCAGATTTATATTACTGACGATGAATCTGTTAGCGGAGATAATACTTTTTTCATTCGTACAAATAAAGGATTTGGCAAGCAAACGTTAAGGGAATTCTTCAACGAAAATGAAAAGCCAGAATCTTTCATTGATTTGAATCAAATAATTGAAAACGAAGATTTGTGGGAAGAATCCAATACGACGCAAGTAATGTCCGAAGTAGTCGAACCTCAAACCAACCCGTACTTTAATTTCCTGAAAATAATCAGGCAAGAAGATAGTGAACTCGCTTTTTCAAATATGTTTGCTTACTTTTTTAATATCAATAGAACTGCTTTTTCTAGGTTCGCAAAAAAAGTTTTATCTATCGATATACAAACTGATTTTACAATTGAGAGAGAGAAGAAAAATATTGACCTACTCATTTGTGATAAAAATAATGCTATCGTAATCGAGAATAAAATAAAATCAAGCATTAATGGTATTAATGATAGGCATAATATATACAGCAATCTAGTCCAGTCTCAACTAAAAACATACTATCAATTTGTTACAACTGATGCTGAGTATTCTAAGAAAACGGTTAGTTGCTTTATTTTTTCGCCCAATTATAACCACATTGATTTGAGCAAGTTTTCATGCGGTGAAAAATATACTGTGGTTTATTACAGAGAAATCTATCATTTCTTTCTTGAAAATAGAGACTTGTATGACAATATTCCTTATTTTGAAGATTTTATAAATGCCCTGCAAAAGCATACAATGGACTATGATAATGAGTTGGAGGAAGAAATGCAAAGAAGATTCCAAAATACTATTTACAAAGCCAAAAAAAGAGCATCAGATGGGATTAAATAA
- a CDS encoding phosphopantothenate--cysteine ligase — protein MKLLITSGGTSEAIDQVRAITNHASGHLGKLIAEKALDAGHEVTLVTTKQAVKPAPHERLTIVQITNVESLKATLEPLVNTHQALIHSMAVSDYTPVYMTGLDELKNTDDIASLLDKQNTESKISSNDEFQVLFLKKTPKVISYVKEWNPTITLIGFKLLVGVPKEELFAVARQSIARNGADFILANDLNDISENQHIGFLVSPTTELQANTKEDIAQLILDTLEKGEQNG, from the coding sequence ATGAAATTATTGATTACTTCTGGCGGGACTAGTGAAGCCATCGATCAAGTCCGAGCCATAACAAACCACGCCTCTGGTCATTTAGGAAAATTAATTGCTGAAAAAGCCTTGGATGCAGGGCACGAGGTTACTCTGGTTACGACGAAGCAGGCTGTAAAGCCAGCGCCTCACGAGCGATTAACCATTGTCCAGATTACCAATGTAGAGAGTTTGAAAGCTACATTAGAACCTTTGGTCAATACACACCAGGCTCTCATCCATAGTATGGCTGTTTCTGACTATACACCTGTTTACATGACTGGATTAGATGAACTTAAAAATACGGATGACATTGCTAGCTTGCTGGATAAACAAAATACAGAAAGCAAGATTTCCTCCAACGATGAGTTTCAAGTTCTTTTTCTGAAAAAAACACCCAAGGTTATATCCTATGTTAAGGAATGGAATCCGACTATCACGCTGATAGGATTTAAGCTTTTAGTTGGTGTTCCAAAGGAAGAATTATTTGCGGTGGCACGTCAGAGTATTGCTCGTAATGGTGCTGATTTTATCCTTGCGAATGATTTGAACGACATCAGCGAAAATCAGCATATTGGATTTTTAGTGAGTCCGACTACAGAATTGCAGGCAAACACAAAGGAAGACATTGCCCAGCTGATTTTAGATACCCTAGAAAAAGGTGAACAAAATGGCTAA
- a CDS encoding ECF transporter S component: MKKNKSNQIATIAIFFAVMIVINILSSIIFNILPVPIKPTIVHIPVIIASIIYGPRVGACLGALMGLMSITHNTIIRLPTSYLFSPFVENGNVYSIIIAVVPRILIGITPYFVYKWIKNRKGLFIAGAIGSMTNTIFVLGGIFFLFSSVFDGNIQAMLATVLGTNSIAEMIISSVLTAALVPTLQKIQK; the protein is encoded by the coding sequence ATGAAAAAAAATAAATCAAATCAAATTGCTACAATTGCAATCTTCTTTGCTGTCATGATTGTCATCAATATATTGAGTTCAATTATTTTTAATATATTGCCTGTTCCAATAAAACCCACCATCGTACATATCCCAGTCATTATTGCTTCTATTATATACGGCCCACGGGTTGGGGCTTGTTTAGGGGCTCTCATGGGCTTGATGAGTATTACCCATAATACTATCATCAGACTACCAACTAGCTATCTTTTCTCCCCATTTGTTGAAAATGGTAATGTTTATTCAATCATCATTGCAGTTGTCCCTCGTATATTAATCGGAATTACACCTTATTTCGTATACAAATGGATAAAAAATCGCAAAGGTTTGTTCATTGCTGGTGCAATTGGTTCAATGACTAATACTATTTTTGTACTTGGAGGTATTTTCTTCCTCTTCTCCTCTGTCTTTGATGGTAATATTCAAGCAATGTTAGCAACTGTTTTAGGTACTAATTCAATTGCAGAAATGATTATTTCTTCTGTATTAACTGCAGCGCTTGTTCCAACTTTACAGAAAATTCAAAAATAA
- a CDS encoding type II toxin-antitoxin system RelE/ParE family toxin, protein MNNYKRYHVSLTDQAKRDLKGIHDYILHNYYSQQSADSKIDLILTALEILETFPEACPLVSSRGYGELTDDGKRYRYMPIENYLAFYYIDNHEVYVARILNSKQNWAKLFNK, encoded by the coding sequence TTGAATAATTATAAACGATACCATGTTTCCCTTACGGATCAAGCCAAAAGGGACTTAAAAGGGATTCATGACTATATTTTACATAATTACTACAGTCAACAATCTGCCGACAGCAAAATAGACCTAATCCTAACTGCACTTGAAATTCTAGAGACCTTCCCTGAAGCTTGTCCTTTGGTGTCTAGTCGTGGTTACGGGGAATTAACAGATGATGGCAAACGGTACCGATATATGCCAATTGAGAATTATCTAGCTTTTTATTATATTGATAACCATGAAGTTTATGTTGCAAGGATTTTGAACTCTAAGCAAAATTGGGCTAAATTATTCAATAAATAA
- a CDS encoding PrsW family glutamic-type intramembrane protease produces the protein MKQLLHSCKTYFPILLAAIGFVSGCKIVFGEFGKPNGMEDKYPLFFLTISLVAIYLLPLLFLTRYLAKRYHISKKVTNLSWLLGLTAGMAFSEVGHVAIGYFLLEIVKVSDSFRANWGAAVAAPFAEEFAKGLVVLLVLLICRKLTLKHALVSGIIAGLGFQLIEDCMFTFRDMFMGKLDGFETIIERVGQAGWTHWVFTMLFAIGLVALLTKDSGMSKAQGAGWLFASMGLHFLFNSPFNTGILSTVFPVMSILLGLLAYHMVDKLPEYRDLN, from the coding sequence ATGAAACAACTACTTCATTCTTGTAAAACCTACTTCCCTATCTTGCTGGCAGCGATTGGATTTGTCAGTGGATGTAAAATTGTCTTCGGAGAATTTGGAAAACCCAATGGTATGGAGGATAAATACCCTCTCTTCTTCCTAACGATATCATTAGTTGCAATTTATCTTCTCCCTCTTCTCTTTCTCACTCGCTACTTGGCTAAACGTTATCATATTTCCAAAAAAGTTACAAATCTATCTTGGCTACTTGGTTTAACTGCTGGTATGGCATTCTCAGAAGTTGGTCATGTAGCAATCGGCTACTTTTTACTAGAAATTGTCAAAGTAAGTGACTCCTTTAGAGCTAATTGGGGAGCCGCAGTTGCTGCTCCATTTGCTGAAGAATTTGCTAAAGGTTTGGTTGTTTTGCTTGTCTTACTGATTTGTAGAAAACTAACCCTAAAACATGCTTTAGTCAGCGGAATCATTGCTGGACTTGGTTTCCAACTCATAGAGGACTGCATGTTTACCTTCCGTGATATGTTCATGGGTAAATTAGATGGATTCGAAACCATCATCGAGCGCGTTGGTCAAGCTGGTTGGACCCATTGGGTATTTACAATGCTCTTTGCAATTGGTCTAGTTGCCCTATTGACTAAAGATTCAGGTATGTCAAAAGCACAAGGAGCAGGTTGGCTATTTGCTAGCATGGGACTCCACTTCCTGTTTAATTCTCCCTTCAATACAGGTATCCTCAGTACAGTGTTCCCAGTAATGAGTATCTTACTTGGTTTGCTTGCCTATCACATGGTAGATAAACTCCCTGAATATAGAGATTTGAATTAG
- a CDS encoding phospho-sugar mutase, with the protein MTYQESYQTWLDFADLPDYLREELVAMDEKTKEDAFYTNLEFGTAGMRGYIGAGTNRINVFVVRQATEGLAKLVESKGEEAKKRGVAIAYDSRHFSPEFAFESAQVLAAHGIKSYVFESLRPTPELSFAVRHYNAIAGIMVTASHNPKEFNGYKVYGEDGGQMPPADAAALTDYIRAIENPFAVELADLEASKENGLITVLGEETDVKYLEELKDLSINPELIAEYGKDMKIVYTPLHGTGEMLARRALAQAGFESVQVVEAQATPDPDFSTVASPNPESQAAFALAEELGREVDADVLLATDPDADRVGVEVRQADGSYWNLSGNQIGAIIAKYILEAHKQAGTLPANAALAKSIVSTELVTKIAESYGATMFNVLTGFKFIAEKIQEFEEKHNYTYMFGFEESFGYLIKPFVRDKDAIQAVLIVAEIAAYYRSRGMTLADGIDEIFKEYGYFAEKTISVTLSGKDGAEQIKAIMAKFRDNSPEQFNATDVAVFEDFALQTKTDKDGNVEKLTTPPSDVLKYTLADDSWFAVRPSGTEPKIKFYIATVGETLAEAEEKVANIEKEINEFVG; encoded by the coding sequence ATGACTTATCAAGAATCCTATCAAACTTGGCTCGACTTTGCTGATCTACCAGACTATTTGCGCGAAGAATTAGTTGCAATGGATGAAAAGACAAAGGAAGATGCATTTTACACAAACCTTGAATTTGGTACTGCTGGTATGCGTGGTTATATCGGTGCTGGTACTAACCGCATTAACGTATTTGTTGTTCGTCAAGCTACTGAAGGTTTGGCCAAGTTGGTAGAATCCAAAGGCGAAGAAGCTAAAAAACGTGGTGTTGCAATTGCTTATGATTCACGTCACTTCTCGCCAGAATTTGCCTTTGAATCGGCTCAAGTTTTGGCAGCACATGGTATCAAATCATACGTCTTTGAAAGCCTTCGCCCAACTCCTGAACTCTCATTTGCAGTTCGTCATTATAATGCTATCGCAGGTATCATGGTGACTGCCAGCCACAACCCGAAAGAATTCAATGGTTACAAAGTATATGGTGAAGACGGCGGACAAATGCCACCAGCAGACGCTGCTGCTTTGACCGACTATATCCGTGCCATTGAGAATCCATTTGCTGTTGAATTGGCTGATCTTGAAGCAAGTAAAGAAAATGGCTTAATCACCGTACTTGGTGAAGAAACAGACGTAAAATACCTTGAAGAATTAAAAGATTTGAGTATCAATCCTGAATTGATTGCTGAATATGGCAAAGATATGAAGATTGTCTACACACCTCTTCATGGTACTGGGGAAATGTTGGCTCGTCGTGCTCTTGCACAAGCTGGTTTTGAATCTGTGCAAGTCGTAGAAGCTCAAGCAACACCAGATCCTGATTTCTCAACTGTTGCTTCTCCAAACCCAGAAAGCCAAGCTGCTTTTGCATTGGCAGAAGAATTAGGTCGCGAAGTAGATGCTGACGTTCTTCTTGCAACAGACCCTGATGCGGACCGTGTTGGTGTTGAAGTACGCCAAGCAGATGGTTCTTACTGGAACCTTTCTGGTAACCAAATCGGTGCTATTATCGCCAAATATATTTTAGAAGCTCACAAACAAGCGGGCACACTTCCTGCAAATGCTGCCCTTGCTAAATCAATCGTATCAACAGAGTTGGTTACTAAGATTGCTGAAAGCTACGGCGCAACCATGTTCAACGTCTTGACAGGTTTCAAATTCATTGCTGAAAAAATTCAAGAATTTGAAGAAAAACACAACTACACTTACATGTTTGGTTTTGAAGAAAGCTTTGGTTACCTCATCAAGCCATTTGTACGTGATAAAGACGCTATCCAAGCCGTTTTAATCGTTGCTGAGATTGCTGCATACTATCGTTCTCGTGGCATGACATTAGCTGATGGTATTGATGAAATCTTCAAAGAATATGGCTACTTTGCTGAGAAAACCATTTCTGTTACTCTTTCTGGTAAAGATGGTGCAGAACAAATCAAGGCTATCATGGCTAAATTCCGTGATAACTCACCAGAACAATTTAACGCAACAGATGTCGCAGTCTTTGAAGACTTTGCCCTTCAAACCAAGACTGACAAAGATGGAAATGTCGAAAAACTCACTACTCCTCCATCTGATGTTTTGAAATATACCTTGGCTGATGATTCATGGTTTGCAGTACGTCCTTCTGGAACAGAACCAAAAATCAAATTCTACATCGCGACTGTCGGTGAAACACTGGCTGAAGCAGAAGAAAAAGTCGCTAATATCGAAAAAGAAATCAACGAATTTGTTGGTTAA
- a CDS encoding formate--tetrahydrofolate ligase: protein MKSDIEIAQSVTLKPITEIVEKVGISFDDIELYGKYKAKLSFDKINAVKENASGKLILVTAINPTPAGEGKSTITIGLADALSKIGKKTMIALREPSLGPVMGIKGGAAGGGFAQVLPMEDINLHFTGDMHAITTANNALSALIDNHLHQGNALGIDQRRIIWKRVVDLNDRALRKVTVGLGGPLNGIPREDGFDITVASEIMAILCLATDINDLKERLANIVIGYRFDRSPVYVRDLAVEGALTLILKDAIKPNLVQTIYGTPAFVHGGPFANIAHGCNSVLATTTALRLADYTVTEAGFGADLGAEKFLDIKVPNLPKAPDAVVIVATLRALKMHGGVAKSDLSIENVEAVKAGFANLKRHVENIKKFGIPAIVAINEFVSDTADEIATLKELCAEIGVPVELASVWANGADGGVELAETVVATIENQIANYQRLYKSEDSLEEKVTKIVTEIYGGTGVVFEKKARNQLAEFAKNGWDQLPVCMAKTQYSFSDNQFALGAPTGFEITVREFVPKLGAGFIVALTGDVMTMPGLPKAPAALNMDVAEDGTAIGLF from the coding sequence ATGAAGTCAGATATCGAAATTGCACAAAGTGTAACCTTGAAACCAATCACAGAAATCGTTGAAAAAGTTGGTATCAGCTTTGATGATATTGAACTTTACGGAAAATACAAGGCAAAATTGTCTTTCGATAAAATCAATGCAGTCAAGGAAAATGCGTCTGGAAAGTTGATTTTAGTAACAGCTATCAACCCAACGCCAGCTGGTGAAGGTAAGTCGACCATTACCATCGGTTTGGCTGATGCTCTTTCTAAAATTGGAAAGAAAACCATGATTGCCCTCCGTGAGCCTTCATTGGGTCCAGTGATGGGGATCAAGGGTGGCGCTGCAGGTGGAGGTTTTGCGCAAGTCTTGCCAATGGAAGACATCAACTTGCATTTTACTGGCGATATGCATGCCATTACGACAGCAAACAATGCTCTTTCAGCCTTGATTGATAACCATCTCCATCAGGGAAATGCATTAGGTATTGACCAACGCCGTATCATCTGGAAACGCGTTGTTGATTTAAATGACCGTGCTCTTCGTAAGGTAACTGTTGGCTTGGGCGGTCCGCTCAATGGTATTCCTCGTGAAGATGGATTTGATATTACCGTAGCTTCTGAAATCATGGCAATTTTGTGTTTGGCGACAGACATTAATGACTTGAAAGAACGGTTGGCAAATATTGTTATCGGATATCGTTTCGATCGTAGTCCTGTCTACGTGCGTGATTTGGCGGTGGAAGGTGCTTTGACCCTCATATTGAAAGACGCTATCAAGCCAAACCTTGTCCAAACCATCTATGGCACGCCAGCTTTTGTTCACGGTGGACCATTTGCGAATATTGCTCATGGCTGTAACTCAGTTCTTGCAACTACAACAGCTCTGCGCTTAGCAGACTATACTGTGACTGAGGCAGGCTTCGGTGCAGACCTAGGCGCAGAAAAATTCCTAGATATCAAAGTTCCAAATCTTCCAAAAGCACCAGATGCTGTGGTAATTGTAGCGACACTTCGTGCCCTTAAAATGCATGGTGGTGTAGCTAAGTCAGATCTTTCTATTGAAAACGTAGAGGCTGTGAAAGCTGGTTTTGCGAATTTGAAACGCCACGTTGAAAATATTAAGAAATTTGGTATTCCAGCAATTGTTGCCATTAATGAATTTGTATCAGATACTGCTGATGAGATTGCAACCTTGAAAGAACTGTGTGCTGAAATCGGTGTACCAGTCGAATTGGCAAGTGTTTGGGCAAATGGTGCTGATGGTGGTGTTGAGTTGGCTGAGACAGTTGTTGCAACAATTGAAAATCAGATTGCAAACTACCAACGCCTTTACAAATCAGAAGATAGTCTAGAAGAGAAAGTGACTAAGATTGTCACAGAAATCTATGGTGGTACAGGTGTTGTCTTTGAGAAGAAAGCACGAAATCAATTGGCTGAATTTGCCAAGAATGGATGGGATCAATTGCCAGTCTGCATGGCCAAGACCCAATACAGTTTTTCAGATAATCAATTTGCACTGGGTGCTCCAACTGGATTTGAAATCACCGTTCGTGAATTTGTTCCAAAATTGGGAGCTGGCTTCATTGTTGCCTTAACTGGTGACGTTATGACCATGCCAGGCTTACCAAAGGCACCTGCCGCACTTAATATGGATGTAGCAGAAGACGGCACTGCAATTGGATTGTTCTAA
- a CDS encoding heavy-metal-associated domain-containing protein, which produces MQKATIQLETLTCPSCMQKIENGVKSLDGVDEKSIKVLFNSSKVRVEYDDEKVSIKDIENTIDKLGYEVIKSQVKAL; this is translated from the coding sequence ATGCAAAAAGCAACAATTCAATTAGAAACATTAACATGTCCATCATGTATGCAAAAAATAGAAAATGGAGTTAAATCATTAGATGGAGTAGACGAAAAAAGTATAAAGGTTCTATTTAATTCAAGTAAAGTAAGAGTGGAATATGATGATGAAAAAGTATCTATAAAAGATATTGAAAACACCATAGATAAATTAGGGTATGAAGTTATAAAATCTCAAGTAAAGGCTTTATAA